In Brachyhypopomus gauderio isolate BG-103 chromosome 11, BGAUD_0.2, whole genome shotgun sequence, a single genomic region encodes these proteins:
- the LOC143526905 gene encoding uncharacterized protein LOC143526905, translating to MIPQQFRSNQRSVEEYCRKEPIPNDTPMCLCTAAPHQRNFKTSCSRGRVEKNGQTHETGEDPRRELDGKAGEREKEKERACECRSNHTGRDISASFSDPLTIKTKTEMHLKEGEREQEQKTTAVVTAAEKRETGEKEGDGVLGLV from the exons ATGATCCCACAACAGTTCAGATCCAACCAAAGATCTGTTGAGGAATACTGCCGAAAAGAGCCGATTCCAAATGACACTCC GATGTGTCTGTGCACAGCAGCACCACATCAGAGGAACTTCAAAACCAGCTGCAGCCGAGGAAGAGTAGAGAAGAATGGACAGACACACGAGACAGGAGAGGATCCGAGACGAGAGCTGGATGGAAAAgcaggagaaagggagaaagagaaagaaagagcatGCGAGTGCAGGAGTAATCATACAGGCAGAGACATCTCTGCGTCTTTTTCCGACCCCTTAACGATCAAA ACCAAGACAGAGATGCATTTAAAAGAAGGAGAAAGGGAGCAAGAACAGAAGACAACTGCAGTGGTAACAGCtgcagaaaagagagagacaggagagaaggaaggagacgGAGTACTTGGTCTTGTATGA